One stretch of Eggerthella lenta DSM 2243 DNA includes these proteins:
- a CDS encoding ABC transporter ATP-binding protein, translating to MWGMETLKKLKQKAGSRETEPSAGAAPAQGAASSTAPDASPVSARQVLAKFASYYRPYTFLFVFDLVCATVLACVDLAFPQFLSFFTKDFFQSSPEAIIGSLWWIALLFVVLYGVRTACQYFITSWGHIMGARMEADMRMDLFKQYQRLSFSYYDRNNTGEMMSKLVTDLFDISELAHHGPENLFICILKIVGSFALLFLINVPLTAIMLVATLLLAAYSFWRNYQKRVIFTENRKKMADINARLQDSLGGIRVVKSFGNEPVEIKKFDRTNARFVATKESSYRFMGSFHAVNSLFIGVLYTVTIVGGGYFVATGGLAVSDLAIYALYIGIFISPIEQLINFVETFQKGYAGFRRFMEVLAVRPDIADAPDAVDLGAAERARCGGPDGHVAGEVRYRDVHFSYDGVHEVLRGLDLAIPAGATVALVGPSGGGKTTTCSLLPRFYDPERGSVEIDGIDIRAVTVESLRDAIGIVQQDVYLFGGTIRDNIAYGRPDATTAEIVEAAKRANIDAFVRGLSDGYDTYVGERGARLSGGQKQRIAIARVFLKDPRILILDEATSALDNESERAIQKSLEELSAGRTTLVIAHRLSTIRGADLIAVVEDGRVAERGTHEQLLALGGTYAHYYEMQFGPVEQGAVL from the coding sequence ATGTGGGGCATGGAAACCCTGAAAAAGCTCAAGCAGAAGGCGGGCTCGCGCGAAACCGAGCCGTCCGCCGGCGCGGCGCCTGCGCAAGGCGCCGCGTCCTCGACCGCCCCGGACGCGAGCCCGGTCTCGGCGCGTCAGGTGCTCGCGAAGTTCGCGAGCTATTATAGACCCTATACCTTCCTGTTCGTGTTCGATCTCGTGTGCGCGACGGTGCTGGCCTGCGTCGACTTGGCGTTCCCCCAGTTCCTGAGCTTCTTCACGAAGGACTTCTTCCAAAGTTCGCCTGAGGCTATCATCGGCTCGCTTTGGTGGATCGCGCTCTTGTTCGTCGTGCTGTACGGCGTGCGCACGGCCTGCCAGTACTTCATCACCAGCTGGGGTCACATCATGGGCGCGCGCATGGAGGCCGACATGCGTATGGACCTGTTCAAGCAGTACCAGCGCCTGAGCTTCTCCTATTACGATCGCAACAACACCGGCGAGATGATGAGCAAGCTGGTCACCGACCTGTTCGACATCTCGGAGCTGGCCCATCACGGGCCGGAGAACCTGTTCATCTGCATCCTCAAGATCGTGGGCTCGTTCGCGCTGCTGTTCCTGATCAACGTGCCGCTGACCGCCATCATGCTGGTGGCGACGCTGCTTCTGGCCGCGTACTCGTTCTGGCGCAACTACCAGAAGCGCGTCATCTTCACCGAGAACCGCAAGAAGATGGCCGACATCAACGCGCGCCTGCAGGACTCGCTCGGCGGCATCCGCGTGGTGAAGTCGTTCGGCAACGAGCCGGTGGAGATCAAGAAGTTCGACCGCACGAACGCCCGCTTCGTGGCCACGAAGGAGAGCTCGTACAGGTTCATGGGGTCGTTTCATGCGGTGAACTCGCTGTTCATCGGCGTGCTGTACACGGTTACCATCGTGGGCGGCGGCTACTTCGTGGCCACGGGCGGCCTTGCGGTGTCGGATCTGGCCATCTACGCGCTGTACATCGGCATCTTCATCTCGCCCATCGAGCAGCTCATCAACTTCGTCGAGACGTTCCAGAAGGGCTACGCCGGGTTCCGCCGCTTCATGGAGGTGCTGGCCGTGCGACCCGACATCGCCGACGCGCCCGACGCGGTGGACCTGGGCGCCGCCGAGCGCGCCCGCTGCGGCGGCCCGGATGGGCACGTGGCCGGCGAGGTGCGCTACCGCGACGTGCATTTCAGCTACGACGGCGTCCACGAGGTGCTGCGCGGGCTGGACCTGGCCATCCCGGCGGGCGCGACGGTGGCGCTCGTGGGGCCGTCGGGAGGCGGCAAGACCACCACGTGCTCGCTCTTGCCCCGCTTCTACGATCCGGAGCGCGGCTCGGTGGAGATCGACGGCATCGATATCCGCGCCGTCACCGTGGAGTCGCTGCGCGACGCCATCGGCATCGTGCAGCAGGACGTGTACCTGTTCGGCGGCACCATCCGCGACAACATCGCCTACGGGCGCCCCGACGCCACGACGGCCGAGATCGTGGAGGCGGCGAAGCGCGCCAACATCGACGCATTCGTGCGCGGGCTGTCCGACGGCTACGACACCTACGTGGGCGAGCGCGGGGCTCGCCTGTCCGGCGGGCAGAAGCAGCGCATCGCCATCGCGCGCGTGTTCCTGAAGGACCCGCGCATCCTCATCCTCGACGAGGCCACGAGCGCGCTGGACAACGAGAGCGAGCGGGCCATCCAGAAGTCGCTCGAGGAGCTGTCCGCCGGGCGCACGACGCTCGTCATCGCGCACCGCCTGTCCACCATACGCGGCGCCGACCTCATCGCGGTGGTGGAGGACGGGCGCGTGGCCGAGCGCGGCACGCACGAGCAACTGTTGGCCCTCGGCGGCACCTACGCCCACTATTATGAAATGCAGTTCGGCCCGGTGGAGCAGGGCGCGGTTTTGTGA
- the rpmF gene encoding 50S ribosomal protein L32 translates to MAVPKRKMGRARTHARRSTNDKIAAPSRSVCPQCGEVKLPHRVCPNCGFYKNREVIETE, encoded by the coding sequence ATGGCAGTACCTAAGCGCAAAATGGGCCGTGCCCGCACCCACGCCCGTCGCAGCACCAACGACAAGATCGCGGCGCCCTCGCGTTCCGTGTGCCCGCAGTGCGGCGAGGTCAAGCTTCCGCATCGCGTGTGCCCGAACTGCGGCTTCTACAAGAACCGCGAAGTTATCGAGACGGAGTAG
- the plsX gene encoding phosphate acyltransferase PlsX, giving the protein MSDEKVVVAVDAMGGDDAPGVVLDGVAQALASDPALEIVLCGPADVVEPFAAAHERCTPQACSEVIAMAEHPANAVRKKKDSSIVVGCRLVKEGAAQGFFSAGSTGACLAAGTLVMGRIKGVARPALATVIPSPVRPVVMCDIGANADCKPEYLVQFGQMASIYAEKVIGIEHPRAALLNIGEEDTKGSQFAQEAHGLLRERLSNFAGNAEGSDILPANFDVIITDGFTGNVCLKTIEGTSKTLFKTLKSIMMSTPLTKLGALAIKGGLKQLMAQVSPDTYGGAPLLGVKGALLVGHGSSNALAVKNGVLTTARIARTGVSDIIAQTVATPCAAEATEGE; this is encoded by the coding sequence ATGTCTGACGAAAAGGTCGTTGTTGCCGTCGATGCCATGGGGGGCGACGATGCTCCCGGCGTGGTGCTCGACGGCGTCGCCCAGGCGCTTGCCTCCGACCCTGCCCTCGAGATCGTCCTGTGCGGGCCTGCCGACGTGGTGGAGCCGTTCGCCGCCGCCCACGAGCGCTGCACGCCGCAGGCATGCAGCGAGGTCATCGCCATGGCGGAGCATCCGGCGAACGCCGTGCGCAAGAAGAAGGACTCGTCCATCGTCGTGGGCTGCCGCCTCGTGAAGGAGGGCGCGGCGCAAGGCTTCTTCTCTGCCGGGTCAACCGGTGCCTGCCTGGCCGCAGGCACGTTGGTGATGGGTCGCATCAAGGGCGTCGCCCGCCCTGCGCTGGCCACGGTCATCCCGTCGCCCGTGCGACCCGTCGTCATGTGCGACATCGGGGCGAACGCCGACTGCAAACCCGAGTACCTCGTACAGTTCGGCCAGATGGCGTCGATCTACGCGGAGAAGGTTATCGGCATCGAGCATCCTCGCGCCGCGCTGCTCAACATCGGCGAGGAGGACACGAAGGGCTCGCAGTTCGCGCAAGAAGCGCACGGCCTGCTGAGGGAGCGGCTGTCGAACTTCGCAGGCAACGCGGAGGGCTCCGATATCCTTCCTGCGAACTTCGACGTCATCATCACCGACGGCTTCACGGGCAACGTATGCCTGAAGACCATCGAGGGCACGTCGAAGACCCTGTTCAAGACGCTCAAGAGCATCATGATGTCCACGCCGCTCACGAAGCTGGGCGCTCTGGCCATAAAAGGAGGCTTGAAGCAGCTCATGGCGCAGGTGAGCCCCGATACGTACGGCGGCGCCCCTCTTCTGGGCGTGAAGGGCGCGCTTCTGGTGGGGCACGGCTCGTCCAACGCGCTGGCGGTGAAGAACGGCGTGCTGACCACGGCTCGCATCGCGCGAACCGGCGTATCTGATATAATCGCGCAAACAGTGGCAACGCCCTGCGCCGCCGAAGCGACGGAGGGCGAGTAG
- the rnc gene encoding ribonuclease III — protein MTFTDEQQRKLAVAQEILGYRFADEQLLLSAITHPSATEGKSVKYSYERLEFLGDSILGAIVATIAFDRFHDLDEGGLTRIKVALVSGASLSDVAERLGFADVIVFGSSETGTGRRGLHSALENVYEAVVAALFLDGGIEAAEGFVRATLIPRMSADMAREPENPKSALQEKLQEDGITPTYKLVETQGPPHDRTFVAQVFAGSQGLARGTGRTKKEAESQAAKSTLARLGEFFGLGVDGEARAEKAEAAKQAKAEKAAARAEEKARKKSERERAKQRKQG, from the coding sequence ATGACCTTCACCGATGAACAGCAGAGAAAACTGGCGGTAGCGCAGGAGATCCTCGGCTACCGTTTCGCGGACGAGCAGCTGCTGCTTTCGGCTATCACGCATCCTTCCGCCACCGAGGGCAAATCGGTCAAGTACTCCTATGAACGCCTCGAGTTCCTGGGCGACAGCATTCTGGGCGCCATCGTGGCCACCATCGCGTTCGATCGGTTCCATGATCTGGACGAAGGCGGCCTGACTCGCATCAAGGTTGCGCTCGTGTCGGGCGCGAGCCTCTCCGACGTCGCCGAGCGACTGGGCTTCGCCGACGTCATCGTGTTCGGCTCTTCCGAGACGGGCACGGGGCGGCGCGGGCTGCATTCCGCGCTGGAGAACGTGTACGAGGCCGTGGTGGCCGCGTTGTTCTTGGACGGCGGCATCGAGGCTGCGGAGGGTTTCGTGCGCGCCACGTTGATCCCCCGCATGTCGGCCGACATGGCGCGCGAGCCCGAGAATCCCAAGAGCGCCCTGCAGGAGAAGCTGCAGGAAGACGGCATCACGCCCACGTACAAACTGGTGGAGACCCAAGGCCCGCCGCACGACCGCACGTTCGTCGCTCAGGTGTTCGCCGGCAGCCAGGGGCTTGCCCGCGGCACGGGCCGTACGAAGAAGGAAGCCGAGAGCCAGGCTGCCAAGAGCACGCTCGCCCGTCTGGGCGAATTCTTCGGCCTAGGAGTGGACGGCGAGGCCCGCGCCGAGAAGGCCGAGGCCGCCAAGCAGGCCAAGGCGGAGAAGGCTGCCGCGCGCGCCGAGGAGAAGGCCCGCAAGAAGTCCGAGCGCGAGCGCGCGAAGCAGCGCAAGCAGGGGTAG
- the smc gene encoding chromosome segregation protein SMC: MYLKSLVLKGFKSFADRSVLALEPGIIAVVGPNGSGKSNISDAVLWVLGERNAKHLRGQAMEDVIFAGSSARKSVGIAEVDLVLDNSDGTLPVDFDEVAVTRRMYRSGESEYLINGVVARRMDVLDILHDSGLGTGTHSIISQGSLDSILQSKPEDRRALIEEAAGVLKHKQRKAKSERKLAAMDAHLARVKDVAAEVERQLGPLERKAKRARTYQGLADELADLSLSLAVDDLRTLRRGWDDALARERALEAELEEKRAAIAQAEAAAEELQEKIRRESVDAGELARRHRRASSAVERFDGATLLLHEKRRAAQSYEAELRVTLEANAAKRAQAEADRAQAVEQLAEVQRDREQADANVARLASEQSENAQKRRSLEREAEELERAKRDGERAQEQARRELAETQEALTSGLAHVKLIEGHGKELELQLERAKTEAVSLAEAATQAGQALEALVEAEGAARARVGEALGARETARGALDEARDAASLLASEIKGLEEIERASAAAGPARAWLMDHAVDLDVNLAPIAHVVRASAGFEALVERLLGADVSALLVDDAARANAVAAALAARDEQGEVVLVPRAGEARRACPAREAAAAGLGRALVDELAYADEDAAAVEALLGDVAVCDDVDAAFAAHARGAEGVRFVTRGGCVVWPNGKVTLGAAAVDDEEGVLARARRLEELRAQLRAAESERASAEERAAAAEEALRAAQGESLRLSQELAELRGKTDSARAEARRAEEKLAAVRREFEDIERQRGEAERTVAQARPSVEALEQKLAALKQELESAAARYEKAQEAVVPLRKEAARLRDALSEAKLKAATLSERQTYTSRVVDARTRDLEAVASSDAEARESLVKKQVAQRRIEPLLALFEELVASARRWTRDLEEAATAAQDSSTGLHNAVNEARARARAAHDAFDDANARLSAARVDKGRLEVQVDAAVNAIVHDCKVPLDRALETPELEDRGATEDAAFKLRRRIANMGTINPDAAEEYEQLKTRYDYLAAQLSDLDGARRSLAKIVRVIDARMKDDFVRTFEAVNKNFSEIFAVLFPGGSAELTLVDPDDLENTGVEVTAQPRGKRITKMMLMSGGEKSLTALALLFAVYRIRTTPFYILDEVEAALDDSNLRRLTMYLDTLRDTTQLIMITHQRRTMEMADMLFGVSMQADGVTKVVSQKLENALRHAE, from the coding sequence ATGTATCTGAAATCGCTGGTCCTCAAGGGTTTCAAATCGTTCGCCGATCGCAGCGTGCTGGCGCTCGAGCCGGGCATCATCGCCGTGGTGGGGCCGAACGGCTCGGGCAAGTCGAACATCTCGGACGCCGTGCTGTGGGTGCTGGGCGAACGCAACGCGAAGCACCTGCGCGGCCAGGCGATGGAGGACGTCATCTTCGCCGGATCGTCTGCGCGCAAGAGCGTGGGCATCGCGGAGGTGGATCTCGTGCTGGACAACTCGGACGGCACGCTGCCGGTGGACTTCGACGAGGTGGCCGTCACCAGGCGCATGTACCGCTCGGGCGAGAGCGAGTACTTGATCAACGGCGTGGTGGCGCGCCGCATGGACGTGCTCGACATCCTGCACGACTCGGGGCTGGGCACGGGGACGCACTCTATCATCTCGCAGGGCAGCTTGGACTCCATCCTGCAGTCGAAGCCGGAGGACCGCCGGGCTCTTATCGAGGAGGCCGCCGGCGTGCTGAAGCACAAGCAGCGCAAGGCGAAAAGCGAGCGCAAGCTGGCGGCCATGGACGCGCACCTGGCCCGCGTGAAGGACGTGGCCGCCGAGGTGGAGCGTCAGCTGGGGCCGCTGGAGCGCAAGGCGAAGCGCGCCCGCACCTACCAGGGGCTGGCCGACGAGCTGGCGGATCTGAGCCTGTCCCTCGCAGTGGACGACCTGCGCACGCTGCGCCGCGGGTGGGACGACGCGCTCGCGCGCGAGCGGGCGCTGGAAGCGGAGCTGGAGGAGAAGCGCGCCGCCATCGCCCAGGCCGAGGCCGCGGCCGAGGAGCTGCAGGAGAAGATCCGCCGCGAGAGCGTGGACGCGGGAGAGCTGGCCCGCCGGCACCGCCGCGCCTCTTCGGCCGTCGAGCGTTTCGACGGTGCGACGCTGCTGCTGCACGAGAAGCGCCGTGCCGCCCAGAGCTACGAGGCCGAGCTGCGCGTGACGCTTGAGGCCAATGCTGCGAAGCGCGCGCAGGCCGAAGCCGATCGCGCGCAGGCCGTCGAGCAGCTGGCCGAGGTGCAGCGCGACCGCGAGCAGGCCGATGCGAACGTGGCGCGCCTGGCCTCCGAGCAGTCCGAAAACGCGCAGAAGCGCCGCTCGCTCGAGCGCGAGGCCGAGGAGCTGGAGCGCGCGAAGCGCGACGGCGAGCGTGCGCAGGAGCAGGCGCGCCGCGAGCTGGCCGAAACGCAGGAGGCGCTGACCAGCGGCCTTGCGCATGTGAAGCTGATCGAGGGTCATGGCAAGGAGCTGGAGCTGCAGCTGGAGCGCGCGAAGACGGAGGCCGTGTCGCTCGCGGAGGCCGCGACGCAGGCCGGGCAGGCGCTCGAGGCGCTCGTCGAGGCCGAGGGCGCCGCGCGCGCCCGCGTGGGCGAGGCGCTGGGCGCGCGCGAGACGGCGCGCGGCGCGCTGGACGAGGCGCGCGACGCGGCATCGCTTCTGGCATCCGAGATCAAGGGGCTCGAAGAGATCGAGCGCGCGAGCGCGGCCGCGGGCCCGGCGCGCGCTTGGCTTATGGATCATGCCGTCGACCTGGACGTGAACCTTGCTCCCATCGCGCACGTCGTGCGCGCCTCGGCGGGCTTCGAGGCGCTCGTGGAGCGGCTGCTGGGGGCGGACGTGTCGGCGCTGTTGGTGGACGACGCCGCGCGGGCGAACGCCGTGGCGGCGGCGCTGGCGGCGCGCGACGAGCAGGGCGAGGTGGTGCTCGTGCCGCGCGCGGGCGAGGCGCGCCGCGCGTGCCCTGCGCGCGAGGCGGCCGCTGCCGGCCTCGGGCGCGCGCTCGTCGACGAGCTGGCGTACGCGGACGAGGACGCCGCGGCGGTGGAAGCGCTGCTGGGAGACGTGGCGGTATGCGACGACGTCGACGCGGCGTTCGCCGCGCATGCGCGCGGGGCGGAAGGCGTGCGTTTCGTGACGCGCGGCGGATGCGTCGTGTGGCCGAACGGCAAGGTGACCTTGGGCGCCGCGGCGGTTGACGACGAGGAAGGCGTGCTCGCGCGCGCTCGCCGCCTGGAGGAGCTGCGCGCGCAGCTGCGCGCCGCGGAGAGCGAGCGGGCGAGCGCGGAGGAGCGTGCGGCGGCAGCCGAGGAGGCCCTGCGCGCAGCGCAAGGCGAGAGCCTGCGCCTGTCGCAGGAGCTGGCCGAGCTGCGCGGCAAGACCGATTCGGCTCGCGCCGAGGCGCGTCGCGCCGAAGAGAAGCTGGCGGCCGTGCGCCGCGAGTTCGAGGACATCGAGCGCCAGCGCGGCGAGGCCGAGCGCACCGTGGCTCAAGCGCGCCCCTCGGTGGAGGCGCTCGAGCAGAAGCTGGCCGCTCTCAAGCAGGAGTTGGAGTCGGCAGCCGCGCGCTACGAGAAAGCGCAGGAGGCGGTGGTGCCGCTTCGCAAGGAGGCCGCGCGCCTGCGCGACGCGCTGTCCGAAGCCAAGCTCAAGGCCGCCACGCTTTCCGAGCGGCAGACGTACACGAGCCGCGTGGTGGACGCGCGCACGCGCGATTTGGAGGCCGTGGCGTCGAGCGACGCCGAGGCGCGCGAGAGCCTCGTGAAGAAGCAGGTGGCGCAGCGGCGCATCGAGCCCTTGCTCGCGCTGTTCGAAGAGCTCGTGGCCAGCGCCCGTCGCTGGACGCGCGACCTCGAGGAGGCGGCCACCGCTGCGCAAGATTCCTCGACGGGTCTGCACAACGCCGTGAACGAGGCGCGCGCCCGAGCGCGAGCCGCCCATGACGCCTTCGACGACGCCAACGCGCGCCTGTCCGCCGCGCGCGTGGACAAGGGACGCTTGGAAGTGCAGGTGGACGCGGCGGTGAACGCCATCGTCCACGACTGCAAGGTTCCGCTCGACCGCGCGCTCGAGACTCCGGAGTTGGAGGATCGCGGCGCCACCGAGGACGCGGCGTTCAAGCTGCGACGCCGCATCGCGAACATGGGCACCATCAACCCGGACGCCGCCGAGGAGTACGAGCAGCTCAAGACGCGCTACGACTACCTGGCCGCGCAGCTTTCGGACCTGGACGGCGCGCGCCGCTCGCTCGCCAAGATCGTCCGCGTCATCGACGCGCGCATGAAGGACGACTTCGTACGCACTTTCGAAGCGGTGAACAAGAACTTCAGCGAGATATTCGCCGTGCTGTTCCCGGGCGGCTCGGCCGAGCTCACGCTCGTGGATCCCGACGATTTGGAGAATACGGGCGTTGAGGTGACGGCGCAGCCTCGCGGCAAGCGCATCACGAAGATGATGCTCATGTCGGGCGGCGAGAAGTCGCTCACGGCGCTCGCGCTCCTGTTCGCGGTGTACCGCATCCGCACGACGCCGTTCTACATCCTCGACGAGGTGGAGGCCGCGCTCGACGACTCGAACCTGCGCCGTCTCACGATGTACCTCGACACGCTTCGCGACACCACGCAGCTCATCATGATCACGCACCAGCGGCGCACCATGGAGATGGCCGATATGCTGTTCGGCGTGTCCATGCAGGCGGACGGCGTGACGAAGGTAGTCAGCCAGAAGCTCGAGAACGCGCTGCGGCACGCGGAATAG
- a CDS encoding PadR family transcriptional regulator, with product MAKKSPYETGELSDSIFLILLATLEPVHGYRIMQGVEESTDGAVKIGPATMYTTLKKLKAAGWIVEIAEDESRILYAATDEGRAVLERDFVRRKRLVAFAEAQLGEAGEENHG from the coding sequence ATGGCGAAGAAGAGCCCGTACGAGACGGGGGAGCTGTCCGACAGCATCTTCCTGATCCTGCTGGCTACGCTCGAGCCGGTGCACGGCTACCGGATCATGCAGGGCGTCGAGGAGTCCACGGACGGCGCGGTGAAGATCGGGCCGGCCACCATGTACACGACGCTCAAGAAGCTCAAGGCGGCGGGGTGGATCGTCGAGATCGCCGAGGACGAGAGCCGCATCCTGTACGCGGCCACCGACGAGGGGCGCGCGGTGCTCGAGCGCGATTTCGTTCGGCGCAAGCGGCTGGTCGCCTTCGCGGAGGCGCAGCTGGGAGAGGCGGGCGAGGAGAACCATGGCTAG
- a CDS encoding DUF2812 domain-containing protein, translated as MARYRLCGGLAIMPEHDMAMLADMSARGWHLSGFSCGILYRFEAGEPHAYDYAVDFQRDFSAEAQELYRIGGWQSVALGSSWQIVRAEAGAVPLYTDDDAQAETIGASRAGLGWAALVCALAAALLFALQARLSAQGNVPGSWACLAACAVFAAGFVFSFFPFVGYTRSLRKMRREQEEDPRR; from the coding sequence ATGGCTAGATACCGGTTGTGCGGCGGGTTGGCCATTATGCCGGAGCACGACATGGCGATGCTCGCGGACATGAGCGCGCGGGGATGGCATCTGAGCGGGTTCTCGTGCGGGATCCTGTACCGCTTCGAGGCGGGCGAGCCCCATGCTTACGACTACGCGGTGGACTTCCAGCGCGACTTCTCGGCGGAGGCGCAGGAGCTGTACCGCATCGGCGGCTGGCAGAGCGTGGCGCTGGGGTCGTCGTGGCAGATCGTGCGCGCCGAGGCCGGCGCCGTCCCGCTGTACACCGACGACGACGCGCAGGCCGAGACGATCGGCGCGAGCCGGGCGGGCTTGGGCTGGGCGGCGCTCGTCTGCGCGCTGGCGGCGGCGCTGCTCTTCGCGTTGCAGGCGCGGCTCTCCGCCCAAGGCAACGTGCCGGGGTCGTGGGCGTGCCTCGCGGCCTGCGCGGTGTTCGCCGCCGGGTTCGTGTTCTCGTTCTTCCCCTTCGTCGGCTATACGCGCTCGTTGCGCAAGATGCGCAGGGAGCAGGAGGAGGATCCGCGCCGCTGA
- the ftsY gene encoding signal recognition particle-docking protein FtsY, whose amino-acid sequence MGFFDRISEGLTRSRDKFKEQMNVLLDRGPDLDEEFWDGLEETLILADVGGAAAAEIVEGLRDQATRKALPDAYAVLDLLNDQIASTFTEGGEDVLGGQPALVLFVGINGTGKTTTVGKLAKEATDAGRTVILGSADTFRAAAIEQLEVWAERANVEVVTRERGSDPASVCYDTIERAESRGADLVLIDTAGRLHTSADLMRELEKVVNVVRKRSQLPVYTVLVTDATTGQNGLSQAREFDRALDLDGVIVTKLDGTAKGGIALAVSHELGLPVLKIGVGEGLDDLRDFDAHDFARALVGEFDERA is encoded by the coding sequence ATGGGATTTTTCGATAGGATCAGCGAGGGGCTTACCCGCTCGCGCGACAAGTTCAAGGAGCAGATGAACGTCCTGCTCGACCGCGGCCCCGATCTCGACGAGGAGTTCTGGGACGGCCTCGAGGAGACGCTCATCCTGGCCGACGTCGGGGGCGCCGCGGCCGCCGAGATCGTGGAGGGTCTGCGCGATCAGGCCACGCGCAAGGCGCTGCCCGACGCCTACGCCGTGCTCGACCTGCTGAACGACCAGATCGCCTCCACGTTCACGGAAGGCGGCGAGGACGTGCTGGGCGGTCAGCCCGCGCTCGTGCTGTTCGTGGGCATCAACGGTACCGGCAAGACCACCACGGTGGGCAAGCTGGCGAAGGAGGCGACCGACGCAGGCCGCACGGTCATCCTCGGCAGCGCCGACACGTTCCGCGCGGCGGCCATCGAGCAGCTGGAGGTGTGGGCGGAGCGCGCGAACGTCGAGGTGGTCACCCGCGAGCGCGGCAGCGATCCGGCCAGCGTGTGCTACGACACCATCGAGCGCGCCGAGAGCCGCGGCGCCGACCTCGTGCTCATCGACACGGCGGGGCGCCTTCACACGTCGGCCGACCTCATGCGCGAGCTGGAGAAAGTGGTGAACGTGGTGCGCAAGCGTTCGCAGCTGCCTGTGTACACCGTGCTGGTCACCGATGCCACCACCGGCCAGAACGGCCTTTCTCAGGCGCGCGAGTTCGACCGCGCGCTCGATTTGGACGGCGTCATCGTCACGAAGCTCGACGGCACCGCCAAGGGCGGCATCGCGCTGGCCGTGTCCCACGAACTGGGGCTTCCCGTGCTCAAGATCGGCGTGGGCGAGGGATTGGACGACCTGCGCGACTTCGACGCGCACGATTTCGCCCGCGCGCTCGTAGGCGAGTTCGACGAGCGGGCGTAG
- a CDS encoding MBL fold metallo-hydrolase, with protein sequence MAFVQVHHDPDVLEVRVPFQNISTNDTNCYIVKDGDETLVIDTGAPSDEGFAILDAALTELDVDRTRMRFFLTHLHLDHAGLVDRLALPGAKLYVSPVDFESVRASRAASSYDAARRAFTAEGVPPSDASGYARYAVEPRLFDASRLELVASCDGDAIEVGRYRFRVVETPGHTPGHLALYEPESRILFGGDHVLFVISPSIALFPDGADGLQAYLDSLDKVRALRCEKLFVAHGEPRDDFDERIGWLRDHHLERLEETCGIVRDRPGLAGEEVIRAIKWNVPYPTWEEISFVQRWCIVTEGVVILNHLVGSGAIRREKDESGINRYF encoded by the coding sequence ATGGCGTTCGTCCAGGTCCATCATGACCCCGACGTGCTCGAGGTGCGCGTGCCGTTTCAGAACATCTCCACGAACGACACGAACTGTTACATCGTGAAGGACGGCGACGAGACGCTCGTCATCGACACCGGAGCGCCGTCGGACGAGGGCTTCGCTATCCTCGATGCTGCGTTGACCGAGCTCGATGTCGACCGCACGCGGATGCGCTTCTTCCTCACGCACCTGCATCTCGACCATGCGGGGCTGGTCGACCGCTTGGCGCTGCCCGGCGCGAAGCTGTACGTGAGCCCCGTGGACTTCGAGTCGGTGCGCGCGTCGCGCGCGGCTTCATCCTATGATGCGGCGCGGCGCGCGTTCACGGCCGAGGGCGTGCCGCCGTCCGACGCGTCGGGGTACGCGCGCTACGCCGTGGAGCCGCGCCTGTTCGACGCCTCGCGACTGGAGCTCGTGGCGTCGTGCGACGGCGATGCCATCGAGGTGGGGCGCTACCGGTTTCGCGTGGTGGAGACGCCCGGACACACGCCCGGGCACTTGGCGCTCTACGAGCCCGAATCGCGCATCCTGTTCGGCGGCGACCACGTGCTGTTCGTCATATCGCCCAGCATCGCGCTGTTCCCCGACGGAGCGGACGGGTTGCAGGCCTACCTCGACAGCCTGGACAAGGTGCGGGCGCTGCGCTGCGAGAAACTGTTCGTCGCGCACGGCGAGCCGCGCGACGATTTCGACGAGCGCATCGGCTGGCTGCGCGATCACCACCTGGAGCGCCTGGAGGAGACGTGCGGCATCGTGCGCGACCGGCCGGGGCTGGCCGGCGAGGAGGTCATCCGCGCCATCAAGTGGAACGTCCCGTATCCCACCTGGGAGGAGATATCCTTTGTGCAGCGCTGGTGCATCGTCACCGAGGGCGTCGTCATCCTCAACCACCTGGTCGGCAGCGGCGCCATCCGCCGCGAGAAGGACGAATCGGGGATCAATCGGTATTTCTAA